The Thermoleophilaceae bacterium sequence GCGCCTGAACGACCGGCTCCAGGTCGCGGCCGGCGGGGGTCAGCCGGTACCCCAGCGTCCTGCCCTTGGGGCCCGTCCGCCGCTCGATGATCTCGGCCCGCTCCAGCGCTCGGAGCCGATCGGCGAGGACCGAGCGCGAGATCCCCGGCAGGCCGCGGTGGAGCTCGTTGAACCCACTCGCGCCACCCAACATCTCGCGCACGATCAGAAGCGTCCAGCGGTCGCCGAGGACCTCACTCGCCTTTGCGATCGGGCAGTACTGCGCATAGCTCCGCACGTTGAGCGCATCGTAGACCCGAATCCGGCACAGGTTCGAAACTCGAACCGGTTGGTTCGGATCTCGGTCTATCCCTGCGGCCGCGCCGGGCCTAGCGTGATCGCATGCTCACCGAGACAGGCATACCCGACGTAACGACCACCGACCTGGAGCGCCTGCGCGACTCCCTCCACGGACCCCTGATCCTGCCCGGCGAGAAGAGCTACGACGAGGCGCGCTCGATCTGGAATGGCGCGATCGACCGCCGCCCGGCCTGCGTCGCGCGCTGCACCGGCGTCGCCGATGTGGTCGCCGCGGTCCGCTTCGCGTGCAACCGCGACGTCGAGGTGTCGGTCCGATCCGGAGGACACGGCGTCGGCGGCCAAGCGCTCTGCGACGGTGGCCTCGTAATCGACCTATCGGCGATGAAGGGCATTCGGGTCGATCCCGCCCGACGCACGGCGCGCGCCGAGGCCGGTGTGCTCTGGGGCGAGCTCGACCGCGAAACGCAGCTCCTCGGCCTGGCCACCGTCGGCGGGATCGTCACCCATACCGGCATCGCTGGGCTCACTCTCGGCGGCGGGATCGGATGGCTGATGCGCAAGCACGGCGCGACCGTCGACAACCTCGTCGCCGCGGACGTCGTGACAGCCGACGGCGAGCTCTTGAGCGCAAGCGAGGAGGAGAACCCCGATCTCTTCTGGGGCATCCGCGGCGGCGGCGGCAACTTCGGGATCGTCACCTCGTTCGAGTACCGCCTGCACCCGGTCGGACCGATCGTGCTGGCGGGGCCGATCTTCCATCCGCTCGCAGACGCACCGGAGGTGCTGCGCTTCTACCGCGAGTTCATCGCCGACGCGCCCGACGAGCTCACCACGATCTTCGCCCTGCGCATGGCGCCACCCCTTCCGTTCCTGCCCGAGGAGGTGCACGGGAAGCCGATCGTGATGGTCGGGTCCTGCTACGCCGGAGCGC is a genomic window containing:
- a CDS encoding FAD-binding oxidoreductase is translated as MLTETGIPDVTTTDLERLRDSLHGPLILPGEKSYDEARSIWNGAIDRRPACVARCTGVADVVAAVRFACNRDVEVSVRSGGHGVGGQALCDGGLVIDLSAMKGIRVDPARRTARAEAGVLWGELDRETQLLGLATVGGIVTHTGIAGLTLGGGIGWLMRKHGATVDNLVAADVVTADGELLSASEEENPDLFWGIRGGGGNFGIVTSFEYRLHPVGPIVLAGPIFHPLADAPEVLRFYREFIADAPDELTTIFALRMAPPLPFLPEEVHGKPIVMVGSCYAGAPEDGAEVVRPLKEFGNPIVDLLEPKPYRELQSMFDPGAPHGWHYYWKSVELPPLTDGAIETLVAQASKITSPQSYCIVFQLGGALGRVDEGDTAFSQRGTAHNVGIDAAWTEDDPEGDRHIAWARDFYDAMQPHAGDHVYLNFLGEEGADRVRQAYGAGNYERLVELKRAYDPTNFFRLNQNIEP